A region of Prochlorococcus marinus subsp. pastoris str. CCMP1986 DNA encodes the following proteins:
- the rpsG gene encoding 30S ribosomal protein S7 produces MSRRNAAVKRPVLPDPQFNSRLASMMISRLMKHGKKSTAQKILSDAFSLISERTGGNAVELFETAVKNATPLVEVRARRVGGATYQVPMEVRQERGTAMALRWLVTFSRGRNGKSMSQKLAGELMDAANETGSAVKKREDTHKMAEANKAFAHYRY; encoded by the coding sequence ATGTCACGTCGTAATGCAGCAGTAAAAAGACCGGTTTTACCAGACCCCCAATTTAATAGTCGTCTTGCCTCAATGATGATTTCTAGATTGATGAAACATGGTAAAAAATCTACTGCACAAAAAATACTATCAGATGCTTTCTCTCTAATCAGTGAAAGAACAGGTGGAAATGCTGTGGAGTTATTTGAAACAGCCGTAAAGAATGCAACCCCATTGGTAGAGGTGAGAGCTAGAAGAGTTGGAGGTGCAACCTATCAAGTTCCTATGGAAGTTCGTCAAGAGAGAGGAACTGCTATGGCATTAAGATGGCTAGTTACCTTTTCAAGAGGAAGAAATGGAAAGAGTATGTCGCAAAAGTTAGCAGGTGAATTAATGGATGCAGCTAATGAAACTGGCAGCGCAGTTAAGAAGAGAGAGGATACTCATAAAATGGCAGAAGCTAATAAAGCTTTTGCTCACTACAGATACTAA
- the rpsL gene encoding 30S ribosomal protein S12, with the protein MPTISQLIGSERKRLTRKTKSPALKSCPERRGVCTRVYTSTPKKPNSALRKVARVRLTSGFEVTAYIPGIGHNLQEHSVVLLRGGRVKDLPGVRYHIIRGTLDTAGVKDRRQSRSKYGAKAPKND; encoded by the coding sequence ATGCCGACCATTTCCCAATTAATTGGATCAGAAAGAAAACGTCTGACAAGAAAAACAAAATCTCCTGCACTTAAATCTTGTCCAGAGAGAAGAGGAGTATGTACAAGAGTTTATACATCTACTCCTAAGAAACCTAATTCTGCCTTAAGAAAAGTTGCCAGAGTTAGACTAACTTCTGGTTTTGAAGTTACCGCATATATTCCAGGTATCGGACATAATTTACAGGAACACTCTGTAGTCCTACTTAGGGGAGGAAGAGTTAAAGATCTGCCGGGGGTAAGATACCATATAATAAGAGGAACTTTAGATACTGCAGGAGTCAAAGATAGACGTCAATCCAGGTCTAAATATGGTGCAAAAGCCCCTAAAAATGATTAA